The following coding sequences lie in one Rutidosis leptorrhynchoides isolate AG116_Rl617_1_P2 chromosome 4, CSIRO_AGI_Rlap_v1, whole genome shotgun sequence genomic window:
- the LOC139843465 gene encoding uncharacterized protein, with product MSSTQSLHSLAFRVMRLCRPTFHVETPLRFDISDLIAGEDLFNDPSAAPHLRRLIQSQPKTTDSDPSYSNRFILRDDPFDAMGLPGMLVLPQAFGAIYLGETFCSYISINNSSNFEVRDIIIKAEIQTEKQRILLLDTTKTPVETIRAGGRYDFIVEHDVKELGAHTLVCTALYSDGDAERKYLPQYFKFNVSNPLSVRTKVRVVKETTYLEACLENNTKSNLYMDQVDFEPTPNWTATLLKADDHHPEKGVLTSEIFKTPILIKSGGGIHNYLYRLKSSLDVSAPTKYEGSNILGKLQITWRTNLGEPGRLQTQQIIGNHITYKEIELKATKVSPVIVLEKPFTVNLSITNRSDSNVGPFEVLLSLNDNLEEKAVMVNGLKRMALPQVEAFKSLDFQMNLIAMEVGMQKISGITLFNTLEKKTYDPLADIEIFVDTY from the exons ATGAGCAGCACACAGTCGTTACACTCACTAGCCTTCCGGGTGATGCGTTTATGCCGTCCAACGTTTCACGTTGAAACCCCACTCCGATTCGATATCTCCGATCTAATCGCCGGTGAAGATCTATTCAACGATCCATCTGCCGCACCTCATCTCCGGCGTCTCATTCAATCACAACCCAAAACCACTGATTCGGATCCAAGTTACAGTAATCGGTTCATTCTCCGAGATGATCCGTTTGACGCCATGGGTCTTCCTGGAATGCTTGTTTTACCTCAAGCTTTTGG CGCCATATATCTCGGAGAAACATTTTGCAGTTATATAAGCATCAACAACAGCTCCAATTTCGAAGTGAGGGACATTATAATCAAG GCAGAAATACAGACAGAAAAACAGAGAATACTGCTTTTAGATACAACAAAAACTCCTGTTGAAACGATAAGAGCAGGAGGGCGTTATGATTTCATCGTTGAACATGATGTCAAAGAACTTGGTGCACACAC TTTGGTCTGTACTGCACTATATAGTGATGGTGACGCTGAACGCAAATATCTCCCACAGTATTTCAAGTTCAATGTTTCAAATCCACTTTCTGTCAGGACAAAG GTCCGTGTTGTGAAG GAAACGACATATCTCGAGGCTTGTCTTGAAAATAATACAAAATCGAACCTGTATATGGACCAAGTGGATTTCGAGCCTACTCCAAATTGGACTGCAACGTTACTTAAAGCTGATGACCATCATCCCGAAAAGGGTGTTTTGACGAG TGAAATATTCAAGACACCGATCCTCATTAAATCTGGTGGAGGAATTCACAACTATCTGTACCGTTTAAAATCATCGTTGGATGTGTCGGCCCCAACAAAATACGAGGGGAGCAATATCCTTGGTAAACTTCAGATAACATGGCGTACTAATTTGGGTGAACCGGGGCGCTTGCAAACACAACAGATCATTGGTAAT CACATCACATACAAAGAGATTGAACTGAAAGCAACAAAGGTGTCACCTGTCATCGTGTTGGAAAAACCTTTTACG GTAAACTTGAGTATCACAAACCGGAGTGACAGCAATGTTGGCCCATTCGAAGTTTTGTTATCTCTTAACGATAATCTAGAGGAAAAAGCTGTTATGGTTAACGGACTTAAAAGGATG GCATTACCTCAAGTGGAGGCTTTTAAATCTTTGGATTTTCAAATG AATCTAATTGCTATGGAAGTTGGAATGCAGAAAATAAGTGGCATTACACTGTTTAATACGTTAGAGAAGAAAACTTATGATCCTTTGGCAGATATTGAG ATTTTTGTTGATACATATTAA